Proteins found in one Primulina eburnea isolate SZY01 chromosome 16, ASM2296580v1, whole genome shotgun sequence genomic segment:
- the LOC140816315 gene encoding uncharacterized protein, with protein sequence MDLYTCSVQSAVDDSLPGCHIYLLLDRNLLVQRVCFDSPVYEPDDVIWPVWSCNGLTCVTTKCKKLPTSGTVLDLECYSITFGFGYDDLHDDYKVVEVFTFEHVPSAGLLETQLKVYSLRANSWKSLSNWHGGYTFGGSGKFLNGAIYWPVHHFDGPVEWEIVSQDLATDTFAVLPLPAFDDDDVKVEVKVLGSCLAVCCERNTHVDIWLMDCCVRKLWTKLARIPFFLHIREYEFIRPCPLFLSVDGRMLVKYGTNLSLYDPRDPNIHHFGNKFEVEAITYTERLVSPNLEDEVILGSTLPPEIFTEILLRLPAKSLMRFSTVSKGWLTLISSSQFAKDHLKYSNKSDVYTHDRLIFGSRTYPMDLFSCSLDSAVADSVLSGYIYPEMDEHLQVQAVCWDYPILEPDDMIWLLGSCHGLVCLSLLPNTVMLWNPTIQQSKVLPNSGTDMDFDCCGLTYGFGYDELHVDYKVVEFFSFERVTGTHVLEIQIKVCSSRAHSWTILSNWPGGEPFGGSGKCLNGAIHWSVTHYDGPVEWEIVSHDLEMDTSTVIRLPNLENDDVTIELKVLNGFLAVCCGRNTHMDIWLMKEYGVRESWTKVACTPFFLDLMDNEYIRPCPMFLSTDNRILINYGPNLSVYDRRNPNIHHFSDSSEVEGITYSDSLISPNLEDDTRTGRTLPLDIIMEVLVRLPVKSLVRFSSVSKGWFSLISSPPFVKAHLKIQTKNDMLIFGSKTFPMDLYSCSLDNAVKDRVSGGIIYPIADETLLVHPVRLDFPYFRADDEIWLLGSCNGLVCVLLTPSTMVLWNPTMRRSKVLPYSGANVLDPYSMTYGLAYDELHDDYKVVVIFKVMLDMDTYQTQLKVYSLRSNSWKTLSNWPDVGDIFDGSGKFFNGAIHWSVQDLNGPTKWAIVSLDLSSDTFVKLAAPNFEDDDVRNKVNVLQGCLAVSCERDTYMDIWLMYEYGVQASWTKVVRVLFSVNLREHQLLGPTPIFFKEDGKIVFDYGTSLAVYDPRNAEVHHFGCRLEVEATTFMESLVAPDLDGDHIGRALW encoded by the coding sequence ATGGATCTGTACACTTGTTCTGTTCAATCTGCAGTTGATGACTCTCTTCCTGGTTGCCACATTTACCTTCTGCTTGATCGAAATCTACTCGTTCAACGTGTTTGCTTTGACAGTCCCGTGTACGAGCCTGATGATGTGATATGGCCTGTGTGGTCTTGTAATGGATTGACATGTGTCACAACGAAATGCAAAAAACTGCCAACTTCTGGTACAGTTCTGGATTTGGAATGTTACAGCATAACATTTGGTTTCGGTTATGATGATTTGCACGATGATTATAAAGTGGTGGAAGTTTTTACTTTTGAGCATGTTCCAAGTGCAGGCCTACTAGAGACTCAGCTAAAGGTTTATAGTTTGAGGGCTAACTCTTGGAAGAGTTTGTCGAATTGGCACGGTGGATATACATTTGGTGGGTCTGGAAAGTTTTTGAACGGAGCCATATATTGGCCAGTCCACCACTTCGATGGACCGGTTGAGTGGGAGATTGTCTCTCAAGATCTTGCAACAGACACTTTTGCGGTGTTACCTTTGCCTGCttttgatgatgatgatgtcAAAGTCGAGGTGAAGGTTTTAGGGAGCTGTCTTGCTGTATGTTGTGAAAGAAACACTCACGTGGATATATGGTTGATGGACTGTTGTGTGAGAAAACTGTGGACTAAATTGGCTAGAATCCCATTCTTTTTGCATATTAGGGAGTATGAGTTTATAAGACCATGTCCATTGTTTCTGTCCGTGGATGGAAGGATGCTAGTTAAATATGGAACAAATTTAAGCTTGTACGATCCAAGGGATCCaaatattcatcattttggtaaTAAATTTGAAGTGGAAGCTATTACCTACACTGAGAGACTTGTTTCTCCAAATTTGGAGGATGAAGTTATCCTTGGAAGTACTTTGCCGCCGGAAATATTTACAGAGATACTCTTGAGATTACCTGCGAAGTCTCTTATGCGCTTTAGTACGGTTTCAAAGGGATGGCTTACTTTAATTTCAAGTTCCCAATTTGCCAAGGACCACCTCAAGTATTCAAACAAAAGCGATGTGTACACTCATGATAGACTCATCTTCGGTTCCAGAACGTATCCAATGGACTTATTCAGTTGTTCTCTTGATAGTGCAGTGGCAGATTCTGTTTTAAGTGGTTACATTTACCCAGAAATGGATGAACATTTGCAGGTTCAGGCTGTGTGTTGGGATTATCCTATTCTCGAGCCTGACGATATGATATGGCTTTTGGGTTCTTGTCATGGGTTGGTTTGTCTGTCACTGCTTCCTAACACTGTGATGTTGTGGAATCCAACGATACAACAATCTAAGGTTTTACCAAATTCTGGTACAGATATGGATTTTGACTGTTGCGGCCTGACATATGGTTTTGGTTATGATGAGTTGCATGTTGATTACAAGGTAGTGGAGTTTTTCAGTTTTGAGCGTGTTACAGGGACACACGTGCTTGAGATTCAGATCAAGGTTTGTAGTTCGAGAGCCCATTCTTGGACGATTTTGTCAAATTGGCCAGGTGGTGAACCATTTGGTGGGTCTGGTAAGTGTTTGAATGGAGCCATACATTGGTCGGTCACACACTATGACGGACCGGTTGAGTGGGAGATTGTTTCTCATGATCTTGAAATGGACACTTCTACGGTGATACGTTTACCCAATCTTGAGAATGATGATGTTACAATCGAGTTAAAGGTTTTAAATGGTTTTCTAGCTGTATGTTGCGGACGAAATACTCACATGGATATATGGTTGATGAAGGAATACGGTGTGAGAGAATCTTGGACTAAAGTGGCTTGCACACCCTTCTTTCTTGACTTGATGGATAATGAGTACATTAGACCATGTCCAATGTTTTTGTCGACAGACAACAGGATACTGATTAATTATGGGCCAAATTTAAGTGTGTATGATCGTAGAAATCCGAATATTCACCATTTTAGTGATAGTTCTGAAGTTGAAGGTATTACCTACTCTGATAGCCTAATTTCACCAAATTTGGAAGATGATACAAGAACTGGAAGGACATTGCCCCTAGATATTATCATGGAGGTACTCGTGAGATTACCTGTGAAGTCTCTTGTACGCTTTAGCTCCGTGTCAAAAGGATGGTTTTCTTTGATTTCAAGTCCTCCATTTGTGAAGGCCCATCTCAAGATTCAAACCAAAAATGATATGCTCATCTTCGGTTCCAAAACATTTCCAATGGATTTGTACAGTTGTTCTCTTGATAATGCTGTCAAGGATCGTGTTTCTGGTGGCATCATTTACCCTATAGCCGATGAAACTTTATTGGTTCACCCTGTGCGGTTGGATTTCCCTTATTTCAGGGCAGATGATGAGATATGGCTTTTGGGTTCTTGCAATGGTCTGGTCTGTGTTCTTTTAACTCCTAGCACCATGGTTTTATGGAATCCAACGATGAGAAGATCCAAAGTTTTACCATATTCTGGTGCAAATGTGCTCGACCCCTATAGCATGACATATGGTCTTGCTTATGATGAGTTGCATGATGATTATAAAGTGGTGGTGATTTTCAAAGTCATGCTCGATATGGACACATACCAGACTCAACTCAAGGTTTATAGTTTGAGGTCCAACTCTTGGAAGACACTGTCAAATTGGCCTGATGTTGGTGACATATTTGATGGGTCGGGTAAGTTTTTTAATGGAGCCATTCACTGGTCAGTACAAGATCTGAATGGACCAACCAAATGGGCTATCGTTTCCCTTGATCTTTCATCGGACACCTTTGTGAAGCTGGCTGCACCTAATTTTGAGGATGATGATGTGAGAAATAAGGTAAACGTTTTACAGGGTTGCCTGGCTGTATCTTGTGAACGTGATACCTACATGGATATATGGCTGATGTACGAATACGGTGTCCAGGCATCGTGGACTAAAGTGGTTCGTGTCCTCTTTTCTGTGAATCTGAGGGAACATCAGCTCCTTGGCCCGACGccaatattttttaaagaaGATGGGAAGATAGTATTCGACTATGGAACTTCATTGGCAGTATACGACCCGAGAAACGCTGAGGTTCATCATTTCGGATGCAGGCTTGAAGTTGAAGCAACAACCTTTATGGAAAGCCTGGTAGCACCTGATTTGGATGGTGATCACATCGGAAGGGCGTTGTGGTAG